One genomic region from Deltaproteobacteria bacterium encodes:
- a CDS encoding ABC transporter ATP-binding protein → MAKIFIDGISKRFGDRPVLTDVSLEVGEGSFTCLLGPPGAGKTTLLRIIAGLEDPTEGRILFDGADMASVGPQQRGVAMVFQDFALYPHLTVFGNIASPLIASRRPKDEVDREVRSVSDFLNIGPLLDRKPWQLSGGERQRVAIACLLVRNPRVALFDEPLVNLDYKIREEMRGQFKTMQEEFGQTIIYATPDPVDAMVMADRVVLIDRGTVQQYAPVDEVYERPANVFSGVYLGFPAMNTIPGTITMKGGNSFSIPSLSV, encoded by the coding sequence ATGGCAAAGATCTTCATTGACGGCATATCCAAACGTTTCGGTGACCGCCCCGTTCTCACGGATGTCTCTCTTGAGGTCGGCGAGGGTTCTTTCACCTGCCTCCTGGGCCCTCCGGGAGCGGGAAAGACCACGCTTCTCAGAATCATAGCGGGACTCGAGGATCCCACAGAGGGAAGGATCCTCTTTGATGGAGCGGACATGGCCTCGGTCGGCCCCCAGCAGAGAGGAGTCGCCATGGTCTTTCAGGATTTCGCCCTCTACCCGCACCTCACCGTGTTCGGCAACATCGCCAGCCCCCTCATCGCTTCCAGGCGGCCTAAGGATGAGGTCGACCGTGAGGTCAGGTCTGTAAGCGACTTCCTCAATATAGGCCCTCTCCTCGACCGCAAGCCCTGGCAGCTCAGTGGAGGCGAGCGACAGCGCGTGGCCATCGCGTGCCTGCTGGTGAGGAACCCCCGGGTCGCCCTCTTCGATGAACCTCTCGTCAACCTGGATTACAAGATCCGGGAGGAGATGAGGGGGCAATTCAAAACGATGCAGGAAGAATTCGGCCAGACCATCATCTATGCCACCCCGGATCCCGTGGACGCCATGGTCATGGCAGACAGGGTTGTGCTGATAGACAGGGGGACTGTTCAGCAGTATGCGCCTGTGGACGAGGTTTATGAAAGACCGGCAAACGTGTTTTCAGGGGTTTACCTGGGCTTTCCTGCCATGAACACGATCCCCGGCACCATAACGATGAAGGGGGGGAATTCTTTCTCGATACCCAGTCTCTCGGTCTGA
- a CDS encoding extracellular solute-binding protein, with product MERRGLRKWSRLLLPVMILALCVAIPYAAEGKIKLLKPGVKNPDVDFSGIEITAIHDAFAGKILEWYAPLLKKECGVTIGKTEMVDIPKLREKAIGDLIGGKPTWQLVEITPNFLADFVLTGKIEPLDKYFAKYDDAQMKAYFDDILEPYKEFYMKWGGKLWAIPFDGDVHLFNYRKSYFANPEYKQKYRTEYGKELAPPETWEDYMNLCKFFSGVLPPGVWPTMWWGMPPWSWAFYFNIAASRGVNYFDKEMEHALWPREEAIAALKWQVATVPYCPPGVATFGNETVDYWLAGKVVMQIWWIDINEWGQMGTPKV from the coding sequence ATGGAGCGAAGAGGTTTGAGAAAGTGGTCAAGACTCCTTTTGCCTGTGATGATCCTGGCGCTGTGTGTCGCAATTCCCTATGCGGCAGAAGGAAAGATCAAACTACTGAAGCCAGGCGTCAAGAATCCGGATGTTGACTTTTCTGGAATAGAGATCACGGCCATCCATGACGCCTTTGCCGGGAAGATCCTAGAGTGGTACGCTCCTCTCCTCAAGAAGGAGTGTGGAGTCACGATAGGCAAGACCGAAATGGTCGATATTCCCAAGTTGAGGGAGAAGGCCATCGGTGACCTTATCGGGGGGAAACCGACATGGCAGCTTGTGGAGATAACCCCGAATTTCCTCGCCGATTTCGTTCTCACCGGGAAGATCGAACCCCTTGATAAGTATTTTGCCAAGTACGACGATGCCCAGATGAAGGCGTATTTCGACGACATCCTGGAACCCTACAAAGAGTTCTACATGAAATGGGGCGGCAAGCTCTGGGCCATTCCCTTTGACGGCGATGTCCACCTGTTCAACTACAGAAAATCCTATTTTGCAAATCCGGAGTACAAGCAGAAATACCGGACAGAGTATGGGAAGGAGCTCGCCCCTCCTGAGACCTGGGAGGACTACATGAACCTCTGCAAGTTCTTTTCCGGGGTCCTTCCTCCCGGTGTCTGGCCGACCATGTGGTGGGGCATGCCTCCGTGGAGCTGGGCCTTCTACTTCAACATCGCGGCCAGTCGCGGGGTGAACTACTTTGACAAGGAGATGGAGCATGCCCTCTGGCCGAGAGAGGAGGCCATCGCGGCCCTCAAATGGCAGGTAGCCACCGTGCCCTACTGCCCGCCCGGAGTGGCCACCTTCGGAAACGAGACCGTCGACTACTGGCTTGCCGGAAAGGTGGTCATGCAGATCTGGTGGATAGACATCAACGAGTGGGGCCAGATGGGAACTCCGAAGGTCTAA
- a CDS encoding TIM barrel protein, whose amino-acid sequence MAREFKYATGLWCLGGCADRFVPSGYLGRSYQLRELIDMAASVEGIKGIELFSSQLEGVDLKETRSYIRDKGLQATGILANTFGDRRFKLGSITHTDERLRREAIDLCKHTVEMAEKIECPAVTLWLGSDGFDYPFQVDYVGQLDSLIESIKDIADFNPNLRICLEYKLKEPRMYLAVGNVGKALYLALECGENVGVTLDFGHALMSKEKPGESVALLSRHGRLFNVHINDAYGEWDDDLIVGSVHIPDTLEFLYYLDLTGYDGWLGLDIFPFREDALKAAGLCIKNLNNLVAMLDRMDYGELRRAQDTLDAGVTQEVVSKVIFGK is encoded by the coding sequence ATGGCAAGAGAATTCAAATACGCAACGGGACTCTGGTGCCTGGGCGGATGTGCCGACCGGTTTGTCCCCTCAGGATACCTCGGCCGGTCTTACCAGCTCAGGGAGCTCATCGACATGGCGGCCTCGGTCGAAGGGATCAAGGGCATCGAGCTGTTCTCCTCCCAGCTGGAAGGGGTCGACCTGAAGGAGACCAGGAGCTATATCAGGGACAAGGGGCTCCAGGCTACGGGCATACTAGCCAATACCTTCGGGGATCGGAGGTTCAAACTCGGTTCCATCACCCATACCGATGAGAGGCTCAGGAGAGAAGCGATCGACCTGTGCAAGCACACCGTCGAGATGGCGGAGAAGATCGAATGTCCGGCGGTGACCCTCTGGTTGGGCAGCGATGGTTTCGACTACCCCTTCCAGGTCGACTATGTAGGACAGCTCGACAGCCTGATCGAATCCATCAAAGATATAGCCGACTTCAACCCCAACTTGAGAATCTGCCTGGAATACAAGCTGAAAGAACCCAGGATGTACCTGGCCGTGGGAAATGTGGGCAAGGCCCTCTACCTGGCCCTTGAATGCGGCGAAAACGTGGGAGTCACCCTCGACTTCGGCCATGCCCTCATGAGCAAGGAGAAACCGGGCGAGTCTGTGGCCCTCCTGAGCCGTCACGGCCGGCTCTTCAATGTCCACATCAACGACGCTTACGGAGAGTGGGACGATGATCTAATAGTTGGGTCAGTCCATATACCGGATACCCTGGAGTTTCTCTACTACCTCGATCTGACCGGCTACGACGGCTGGTTGGGACTCGACATCTTCCCTTTCAGGGAGGATGCTCTGAAGGCCGCCGGCCTCTGCATCAAGAACCTCAATAACCTCGTTGCCATGCTAGACCGGATGGATTACGGGGAACTCAGGAGAGCCCAGGATACTCTTGATGCAGGAGTGACACAGGAAGTAGTGAGCAAGGTCATCTTCGGGAAGTGA
- a CDS encoding cupin domain-containing protein, which produces MEINRKIESGDVLVEMEGARGVVKKVLVGPEEGSDDIVMRYFKVLPGGYTVRHKHQYEHLVQVEKGRGVAIDEKGQEHPLSAGHSIFVARNEVHQFTNPYSEPFEFICVIPNYAK; this is translated from the coding sequence ATGGAGATCAACCGGAAGATCGAATCAGGAGATGTCTTGGTCGAGATGGAGGGTGCACGGGGTGTGGTCAAGAAGGTACTCGTTGGGCCTGAAGAGGGATCGGACGACATCGTAATGAGGTACTTCAAGGTCCTTCCAGGAGGGTATACCGTCCGGCACAAGCACCAGTACGAACATCTCGTCCAGGTGGAAAAGGGCAGGGGTGTAGCCATCGATGAAAAGGGGCAGGAGCACCCTCTGTCTGCTGGCCACAGCATCTTCGTGGCCCGAAACGAGGTTCATCAGTTCACCAATCCCTACTCGGAGCCGTTCGAGTTTATCTGCGTGATTCCGAACTACGCCAAGTAG
- a CDS encoding sugar-binding transcriptional regulator → MSREERSRRGDLAGRIAWLYFIKGHTQREISDMLGLSRMQVQRSISKSRATGLVRIKIDDPLIGCFEKEDKLKERFSLSDAVVSVTPRDEEGLKKTLGEAAARYLLRKLEKNQVVGVGWGTTLKEITKFLPRRPLAQCHVVSLIGGWTKKADENSYEVAWKLADALSVECYYISAPAVADSARSRSIIASEKSVNRALEMARRSDLAVVGIGNASEDCSLVKAGFLSPGEVRRLRSLGAAGDVCGHFYDKEGVPVNSGYAERVIGVGLDELRKIRTVIGVAGGVGKVDAIHGALKGGYVNVLITDEETAGRLLVSEE, encoded by the coding sequence ATGAGCAGAGAAGAGAGATCTCGGAGGGGCGATCTCGCCGGTCGAATCGCGTGGCTCTATTTTATCAAGGGCCACACACAGCGTGAGATTTCCGATATGCTGGGCCTTTCGAGGATGCAGGTCCAGAGGAGTATCTCGAAATCCCGGGCAACGGGTTTGGTTCGAATCAAGATCGACGATCCCTTGATCGGATGTTTTGAGAAGGAGGACAAGCTCAAAGAGCGGTTCTCCTTGTCCGACGCCGTGGTATCGGTCACTCCCCGGGACGAGGAGGGGCTGAAGAAGACCCTGGGAGAGGCTGCGGCCCGTTACCTGTTGAGAAAGCTGGAAAAGAATCAGGTGGTCGGCGTGGGTTGGGGGACCACGCTGAAAGAGATCACCAAGTTCCTTCCCAGGAGACCCCTCGCCCAGTGCCATGTCGTATCGCTCATCGGTGGCTGGACCAAGAAAGCCGACGAAAACTCCTATGAGGTTGCCTGGAAGCTGGCCGATGCTCTGAGTGTGGAGTGCTACTACATATCGGCTCCTGCGGTGGCCGACTCCGCCAGGAGCAGGTCGATCATCGCCTCTGAAAAGAGCGTCAACCGCGCCTTGGAAATGGCCAGGCGATCGGACCTCGCCGTGGTAGGGATAGGGAACGCAAGCGAAGACTGCTCTCTTGTCAAGGCCGGCTTTCTATCTCCCGGAGAGGTCAGACGGCTGAGAAGCCTTGGGGCGGCCGGAGATGTATGCGGCCATTTCTATGACAAGGAGGGGGTCCCCGTCAACAGTGGGTACGCGGAGCGGGTGATCGGGGTCGGTCTGGACGAGCTGAGAAAGATCAGGACCGTGATCGGCGTGGCAGGAGGCGTGGGCAAGGTCGACGCCATCCACGGTGCTTTGAAAGGAGGATACGTGAATGTCCTGATAACCGACGAGGAGACCGCCGGCAGGTTGCTCGTCTCCGAGGAGTGA
- the dhaK gene encoding dihydroxyacetone kinase subunit DhaK: protein MKKFINDPFHVVDEMLEGFLAVHGRYLRRLESARTVVRADAPVQGKVGVVTGGGSGHKPAFIGFVGKGMLDAVAVGEIFTSPPPNAVFEAARAVNGGRGVLFLLGNYAGDVMNFQLAADMARAEGIAVEQVIATDDVGSGPKEKASNRRGVVGEFLAWKIAGAKAEAGGSLEECRQVAEKVNSYTRTLGVALSPCTVPAKGTPTFTLAEDEMEYGVGHHGEPGTAKIKLMTADEVTEKMTGEILEDLPFGSGDEVAVLINGLGATPLIELYVCFRKVKQILDGKGIKIERSYVGEYFTALEMAGFSITLMKLDPELKSLLEAPADTPYYRL, encoded by the coding sequence ATGAAGAAATTTATCAATGACCCATTCCATGTGGTCGACGAGATGCTCGAGGGGTTTCTCGCCGTTCATGGGAGGTATCTGCGCAGGCTGGAATCAGCCAGGACCGTGGTCCGCGCCGATGCACCGGTCCAGGGCAAGGTGGGAGTCGTCACCGGTGGAGGATCCGGGCATAAACCGGCCTTCATCGGATTCGTAGGCAAGGGTATGCTGGACGCCGTGGCCGTGGGAGAGATCTTCACCTCGCCCCCTCCCAACGCGGTCTTCGAGGCGGCCAGGGCCGTGAACGGAGGCAGAGGAGTCCTCTTCCTGCTCGGAAACTACGCAGGGGACGTGATGAACTTTCAGCTTGCCGCCGACATGGCCAGGGCAGAAGGGATTGCCGTGGAGCAGGTCATCGCCACGGACGATGTCGGCTCCGGACCGAAGGAGAAGGCCTCCAACAGGCGAGGAGTCGTAGGAGAGTTCTTGGCGTGGAAGATAGCCGGGGCAAAGGCAGAGGCAGGAGGGAGTCTGGAAGAGTGCAGGCAGGTCGCCGAAAAGGTGAACAGCTATACGAGAACCCTGGGGGTTGCCCTGTCGCCATGCACGGTTCCGGCCAAGGGGACACCCACGTTCACCCTGGCAGAGGACGAGATGGAATACGGTGTGGGTCACCACGGAGAGCCCGGGACGGCCAAGATAAAGCTGATGACCGCAGACGAGGTCACGGAGAAAATGACAGGAGAGATCCTGGAGGACCTTCCTTTTGGTTCAGGAGACGAGGTTGCCGTCTTGATCAACGGCCTGGGAGCCACACCCTTGATCGAACTCTACGTCTGCTTCCGGAAGGTGAAACAGATCCTCGACGGAAAAGGCATCAAGATCGAGCGCTCCTATGTGGGAGAGTATTTTACGGCACTGGAGATGGCAGGATTCTCGATCACTCTGATGAAACTCGATCCCGAGTTGAAGTCTCTTCTCGAAGCGCCTGCCGATACTCCATATTACAGGCTCTGA
- the dhaL gene encoding dihydroxyacetone kinase subunit L encodes MAHGVTNREVMAIMESLCDTMEKEKDYLSELDGAIGDGDHGVNMAKCFREVRKKLPESRDKNVGAILRSVGMVVLNSVGGAMGALYGTFFLRLAQEAGEKPEIDLGDLVRMFQAAEKGILDIGKAHVGDKTLIDTLSPAVRALEKAAQQGKSLSDAMSDFEKAAKRGMESTRDLVARIGRASRLGERTKGHLDAGAASCYFILRAFSEGMKQAG; translated from the coding sequence ATGGCACATGGAGTTACGAACAGAGAAGTAATGGCGATCATGGAGAGTCTCTGCGACACCATGGAGAAGGAGAAGGACTACCTCTCGGAACTGGACGGGGCCATCGGGGACGGGGACCATGGTGTCAATATGGCCAAGTGCTTCCGCGAGGTGAGAAAAAAGCTGCCCGAGAGCCGGGACAAGAACGTGGGTGCCATCCTCAGATCCGTGGGCATGGTCGTTCTCAACTCCGTGGGCGGGGCAATGGGAGCTCTCTACGGCACGTTTTTTCTAAGGCTGGCCCAGGAGGCTGGAGAAAAGCCGGAAATCGATCTCGGCGACCTCGTGAGAATGTTCCAGGCAGCCGAAAAGGGGATCCTCGACATCGGCAAGGCCCATGTGGGGGACAAGACCCTGATCGACACCCTGAGCCCCGCCGTTCGTGCCTTGGAAAAAGCCGCTCAGCAGGGAAAGTCCCTCTCCGATGCCATGTCCGACTTCGAAAAAGCGGCAAAGAGAGGCATGGAATCGACACGAGACCTCGTGGCCAGGATCGGGAGGGCTAGCCGCCTGGGAGAGAGAACCAAGGGGCACCTCGATGCCGGAGCCGCCTCCTGCTACTTCATCCTCCGCGCCTTCTCCGAAGGGATGAAGCAAGCGGGATGA
- a CDS encoding alcohol dehydrogenase catalytic domain-containing protein, with protein sequence MLTKAVVIYGKEDFRYEDFEIPEPGEEEVLVEIESCGICAADPKIYYGNAYFAKVAYDNAPIVAGHEFMGRVLKLGPGAGEKYGLKVGERAIAENIVPCGKCYWCKRGQYNLCDPHAVFGIVKYNGGWAGHMIYPKGSIVHKVPDNVSWSDAAVIEPLSCALHGVNRAGIQFGETVVIMGCGPIGLFMLQGAKLKNPRQVIAVDVDDHRLEVARDLGADMTVNPKKEDPVARVRSVTEDGIGCDVVLEAAGTNQSVHSAVDMLRRGGRLMEFSVFGEEVSLDWSIISDIKEMEIRGGHLGFHTYGPAIDFLSKGLITSRGIASEPFPLSEFKKAIDVSKGHKGGAIKVLMKPE encoded by the coding sequence ATGTTAACCAAGGCGGTCGTGATATACGGAAAGGAGGATTTCAGGTACGAGGATTTCGAGATCCCCGAGCCCGGTGAGGAGGAGGTCCTGGTAGAGATCGAGAGCTGCGGGATCTGTGCGGCCGATCCAAAGATCTACTACGGCAATGCTTACTTCGCAAAGGTCGCCTACGACAATGCTCCGATCGTTGCCGGCCACGAATTCATGGGCCGGGTCTTGAAACTCGGGCCTGGAGCGGGAGAAAAATACGGGCTCAAGGTGGGTGAAAGGGCGATAGCCGAGAACATCGTGCCCTGCGGAAAGTGCTACTGGTGCAAGCGGGGACAGTACAACCTCTGCGACCCCCATGCGGTTTTCGGTATCGTGAAATACAACGGGGGATGGGCCGGGCACATGATCTATCCAAAGGGATCGATTGTGCACAAGGTGCCGGACAATGTTTCCTGGAGCGATGCGGCAGTGATCGAACCCCTCTCCTGTGCGCTCCACGGGGTCAACAGGGCGGGTATCCAGTTCGGCGAGACGGTGGTGATCATGGGGTGCGGTCCCATCGGGCTATTCATGCTCCAGGGTGCAAAGCTCAAGAATCCAAGACAGGTGATCGCCGTCGATGTCGATGATCACAGGCTCGAGGTGGCCAGGGACCTCGGGGCCGATATGACCGTCAATCCGAAAAAGGAGGATCCTGTTGCCAGGGTCAGGTCGGTGACGGAAGACGGCATAGGGTGCGACGTTGTCCTGGAGGCTGCGGGAACGAATCAGAGTGTGCACTCGGCAGTCGATATGCTCCGCCGGGGAGGGCGGCTGATGGAGTTCTCGGTTTTCGGGGAAGAGGTCTCCCTCGACTGGTCGATCATTTCAGATATCAAGGAGATGGAGATAAGGGGAGGACACCTCGGGTTCCACACCTACGGGCCGGCCATCGATTTTCTATCCAAAGGGCTGATCACATCACGGGGCATCGCCTCTGAACCGTTTCCGCTTTCTGAGTTCAAGAAGGCAATCGATGTGTCAAAGGGCCACAAGGGGGGTGCCATCAAGGTCCTCATGAAACCCGAGTGA
- a CDS encoding ABC transporter ATP-binding protein, producing MEKLRLENVYKYYRGKDIEAVKDLSLSCKEGECLAFLGPSGCGKTSTLRMIAGLEKISRGSIYIGETRVNDLPPQRRNIAMAFEDYALYPPLTVFENIAFPLQAKGIPAREIKKRVKRVAEVLRIDEVLEKTPAELSGGQQQRISLARALVKEGVELILMDEPISHLDTTLKNEIRTEIKRLHLEVGNTIVYVTHDQLEAMALGDRIAVMNLGVLQQVGRPDELYDKPANLFVAGFIGEPPMNFIDCTVSQQGDELYLESPLFRLPLSPEEAVRFRGSNKRMVTIGIRPGDLEPGRKDGPGFVSIRGSVYAVELVGDMTVVYLRSGEHRLLLTLLGAVDLGKREDFVASFSTDHVHVFDKESGKALASA from the coding sequence ATGGAGAAGCTCAGGTTGGAGAATGTCTACAAGTACTACAGGGGGAAAGATATAGAAGCGGTCAAGGACCTGAGCCTTTCCTGCAAGGAGGGGGAGTGCCTGGCCTTTCTGGGGCCCTCTGGCTGCGGGAAGACTTCCACCCTGAGGATGATTGCTGGTCTTGAAAAAATCTCAAGGGGGAGCATATACATCGGGGAAACGAGAGTCAACGATCTCCCTCCGCAGCGCCGCAACATAGCCATGGCCTTTGAGGATTACGCGCTCTACCCTCCGCTCACGGTCTTTGAGAATATCGCCTTTCCCTTGCAGGCAAAAGGCATTCCTGCCAGGGAGATCAAGAAGAGGGTCAAAAGGGTTGCCGAGGTTTTGAGAATCGACGAGGTTCTGGAGAAGACCCCGGCGGAACTGAGCGGAGGGCAGCAACAGAGGATCTCGCTGGCAAGAGCCCTGGTAAAAGAGGGTGTCGAGCTGATATTGATGGACGAGCCGATTTCTCATCTCGACACGACCCTGAAGAACGAGATCCGGACAGAGATCAAACGGCTCCATCTGGAGGTGGGCAATACGATTGTATATGTCACCCATGACCAACTCGAGGCCATGGCCCTGGGGGACAGGATAGCGGTAATGAACCTGGGGGTTTTGCAGCAAGTGGGAAGGCCCGACGAACTCTACGACAAGCCGGCCAATCTCTTTGTGGCCGGATTCATCGGCGAACCTCCAATGAACTTCATAGACTGCACCGTCTCCCAACAGGGGGACGAGCTCTACCTGGAGAGCCCCCTGTTCAGGTTACCCCTCTCCCCTGAGGAGGCCGTGAGATTCCGGGGCAGCAACAAGAGGATGGTGACCATCGGGATACGCCCGGGGGACCTGGAACCGGGGCGGAAGGACGGTCCGGGGTTTGTCTCGATTCGCGGCAGCGTATATGCCGTAGAGCTGGTGGGAGACATGACCGTTGTCTATCTCCGGTCTGGTGAACACCGTCTCCTGTTGACCCTTCTGGGGGCCGTGGACCTGGGAAAAAGGGAGGATTTCGTGGCCAGTTTCTCCACAGACCATGTCCACGTCTTCGATAAGGAGAGCGGAAAGGCTTTGGCTTCGGCCTGA
- a CDS encoding ABC transporter ATP-binding protein: MADLELQGVEKKYDKVSAVERLDLRLEDGELVVLLGRPGAGKTTTLKVVAGIEPVTSGRVFIGGEDVTLLPPEERDVAMVFETYALYPHLSVLDNITLSFRAPARAVRVAQEEIERRVKEITDMLEISGFLDRRPKELSGGQRQRVSLARALVRKPRVLLMDEPIAHLDARLRHGLRPDLRNFLKERGLTTLHATTDYMEAFGMADRVVILSEGSVLQIGTRQEIFSRPANEKVGELIGIPPMNLIKRAVPVVEDGRMSLDADGFRVKIGRQQQAKIEEEGLSSVRIGIYPSEIELLEAGDPREPTVTGEVYVYEPLGTKGSLSVKVGSEILKVQTGARIDKRTTGEEVRLFIDEKRIHVFDARDGKNIMES; the protein is encoded by the coding sequence ATGGCTGATCTGGAACTGCAGGGAGTGGAGAAGAAATACGACAAGGTTAGTGCCGTAGAGCGGTTGGATTTACGGCTCGAAGATGGAGAACTGGTGGTCCTGCTCGGCCGTCCCGGTGCCGGCAAGACCACGACTCTCAAGGTCGTGGCCGGGATAGAGCCGGTCACTTCCGGCCGGGTGTTTATCGGAGGAGAAGACGTCACCCTCTTGCCCCCCGAAGAGAGGGACGTGGCCATGGTATTCGAGACCTATGCCCTCTATCCCCACCTGAGCGTTTTGGACAACATAACCCTTTCGTTCAGGGCGCCGGCGCGGGCTGTCAGGGTGGCTCAGGAGGAGATCGAGAGACGCGTCAAGGAGATCACCGACATGCTGGAGATCTCCGGTTTCTTGGATAGACGCCCCAAGGAGCTGAGCGGAGGCCAGCGGCAGCGAGTCTCCCTGGCTAGAGCACTGGTGAGAAAGCCTCGAGTCCTTCTCATGGATGAACCGATCGCCCATCTGGATGCCAGGCTGAGGCACGGACTGCGGCCGGATCTGAGGAATTTTCTCAAAGAGCGGGGGTTGACGACCCTCCATGCCACCACCGACTACATGGAGGCCTTCGGCATGGCGGATCGGGTGGTTATCCTCAGCGAGGGGTCGGTGCTGCAAATCGGAACCAGGCAGGAGATATTCAGCAGGCCGGCAAACGAGAAGGTGGGCGAACTGATCGGTATCCCGCCGATGAACCTTATCAAGAGGGCCGTGCCCGTGGTCGAGGACGGCAGGATGAGTCTCGACGCCGATGGGTTCAGGGTGAAGATAGGGCGGCAGCAGCAGGCGAAAATAGAGGAGGAGGGCTTGTCCTCCGTGAGGATCGGGATCTATCCGAGTGAGATAGAGCTTCTGGAGGCCGGGGATCCCCGCGAGCCGACGGTGACCGGCGAGGTATACGTCTACGAGCCTCTCGGAACAAAGGGGTCTCTATCAGTAAAGGTTGGAAGCGAGATCCTCAAGGTGCAGACCGGTGCGAGAATCGACAAGAGAACGACCGGTGAAGAGGTGAGGCTCTTTATCGATGAGAAGAGAATCCACGTCTTCGATGCCCGAGACGGCAAGAATATCATGGAGAGTTGA
- a CDS encoding carbohydrate ABC transporter permease: MVKKGLRIVAIVLVLLWTCFPIYWMVLMSFKTPTDVTHYPPKFIFKPTLANWENVLLGRKWTGTHYETVQMEVLRYFKNSLIIATGATALALALGMPAAYSLARYKFFRKEDFAFTLLSFKFAPALLVVFGLYSIYQTLKLYDTYIGLILIHQLILLPFVVWMMRSYFAAIPVEVEQAARVDGFSWWGVFTRVTLPLVKPAIAATSVVAFIYSWNEFLYGYVLAGEVSRPVTPSLLGFISYERVLWGQMAAAATLAMVPSVLLSLFIQRYVVAGLSFGAVRG, translated from the coding sequence ATGGTAAAGAAGGGTTTGCGGATCGTTGCTATCGTGCTGGTACTGCTATGGACCTGTTTCCCGATATACTGGATGGTCCTCATGTCCTTTAAGACTCCCACCGACGTGACCCACTACCCGCCCAAGTTCATTTTCAAGCCGACCCTGGCGAACTGGGAAAACGTGCTTCTCGGAAGAAAGTGGACTGGTACCCATTACGAGACGGTTCAGATGGAGGTCCTCCGGTACTTCAAGAACAGTCTCATCATCGCCACGGGAGCAACGGCCCTGGCCCTCGCATTGGGTATGCCTGCTGCTTACTCCCTGGCGAGGTACAAGTTCTTCCGCAAAGAGGATTTTGCTTTTACCCTCTTGAGTTTCAAGTTCGCCCCGGCATTGCTGGTCGTGTTCGGCCTCTACTCCATCTACCAGACCCTGAAACTCTACGATACATACATAGGGTTGATCCTCATCCACCAGCTCATCCTCCTTCCCTTTGTCGTCTGGATGATGAGGAGCTATTTCGCCGCCATACCCGTTGAGGTGGAACAGGCGGCACGGGTGGACGGGTTCTCGTGGTGGGGGGTCTTTACCAGGGTCACCCTGCCTCTTGTCAAGCCCGCAATCGCCGCAACCAGTGTCGTGGCCTTCATTTATTCCTGGAACGAGTTTCTGTACGGTTACGTCCTGGCCGGTGAGGTCAGCAGGCCGGTGACCCCCTCGCTGCTCGGGTTCATCTCCTACGAGAGGGTGCTCTGGGGACAGATGGCTGCAGCCGCCACCCTGGCCATGGTTCCGAGCGTGCTTCTCTCGCTCTTCATCCAGCGTTACGTGGTGGCGGGTCTGAGTTTTGGCGCGGTGAGAGGATAG